The following coding sequences lie in one Colias croceus chromosome 1, ilColCroc2.1 genomic window:
- the LOC123696046 gene encoding formin-like protein 2 — translation MERLRASQEQFSALIEFMERYGDLSRPQRGPQGRLKADQMWARLTLLLNSVGGGVHKSQEKWKKAPPVPREEPIPEDVEIEIPVGLENFNYNTSVPTLPASPLLLDPQPSPPPPPVRPPPPLPRSPPRPTGRRSSASPRSATASPRHGMQRARRNRGLTPFDRAATEFVAVEQRRLALEETREKLSHEREREREKLLHEREREREELFHQREMERLRLESLKVEANREQTRVMQQIAVIGQRLLEILPQGPAS, via the exons ATGGAGAGACTGCGCGCCAGCCAGGAGCAATTTTCTGCTCTTATAGAATTCATGGAAag GTATGGTGACCTCTCTCGACCACAGCGGGGACCTCAGGGTCGACTAAAAGCCGACCAAATGTGGGCAAGGCTCacattattacttaattcagTTGGTGGTGGGGTTCACAAATCACAAGAGAAGTGGAAGAAA gcGCCACCAGTACCAAGGGAAGAACCCATTCCTGAAGATGTGGAAATTGAAATTCCTGTAGGCTtagagaattttaattataata CAAGTGTTCCAACATTGCCAGCATCACCGCTACTGCTAGACCCACAGCCCTcaccaccaccaccaccaGTACGTCCGCCGCCCCCTCTACCGCGTTCTCCTCCGCGTCCCACTGGTCGACGGTCATCGGCGTCACCGCGATCTGCGACTGCCTCGCCGCGACATGGGATGCAGAGAGCTCGCAGGAATCGCGGCTTAACGCCATTTGACCGGGCCGCTACAGAATTTGTGGCGGTTGAACAACGACGCCTTGCACTGGAGGAGACGCGAGAGAAGCTTTCCCATGAGCGAGAAAGGGAAAGGGAAAAGCTTCTCCATGAACGTGAGAGGGAGCGTGAGGAACTTTTCCACCAAAGAGAAATGGAGCGACTGCGGCTGGAGTCGCTAAAGGTTGAGGCAAATCGCGAGCAAACTAGGGTGATGCAGCAAATAGCTGTTATCGGGCAAAGGTTGCTCGAGATATTGCCTCAAGGGCCCgcatcttaa